Genomic segment of Drosophila biarmipes strain raj3 chromosome 2L, RU_DBia_V1.1, whole genome shotgun sequence:
CCCCTGAGTTCGACTCCCGATGCCGCAGAAAGCAATTTGGAATGGACTGCCTGCCTCTGGTTAGATCACATGCAGTTCCCTTGAAGTTTTCCAATTGAAGGTCAGCATGGAAGAGGGATCAAGTTATATTGTATTTTCCcaacttataaaataataaacaaatgatAAAGCTCTTCAATTTCCTATTTTTACcaactcattaaaaatattttgttatatcattagataattaaaatattcaaaaaccaaaattaaCTCAAAAATAAACGATTTTCAAGAATACTCTTTAAGGATGTTAGCAAACTGAAGCCTTaagtatacatatttaaaaactggACCAGTTGTGTACGAGATGTTAagcattaatatttaaagacgGGCATTaaatttctttcctttttatCTGCCATTAAACATAGCATTTCCAGGCAGACTCCCATCTAGGCGGACATTGCATCGGCCATTCGGGTCATTTGAGTAAGTGATAACAAAAACTTGTAATCCGCAAAATCGATAAGATGCCAGCCCAGAACGAGGCGGACTTTTATTTGCTCCTTGACGAGGAGTGGGCTCACAGTGGTCTCAATGGCCGGCGATTACGACGATGGGATTCGCGTGGAGATGGGCTAGGGATAGGGATGGGGATAGGGATTGGGTGGTCCAAATGGCCGGAGTGTGTGCTGAGCTGCTCGGTTTACATTATCAATCAAGCCGCCTGACAATCGACGGATACCTTTTGGCCATATTGAGAGTGACACAAGGCGGGTGAGTCCTGTGTGCCAGGACCTTGAACACGATCCTTTGTTTAGGCAGGCCTTTTTATTGCGCAACTTCCTGGGGCAGCCCCCCATTTATTCGGCCTTCAAGCACACACTCACTCTCTCGGGCCGGAGAGACAAATGTTCGCCGCTAAAGTTAAGTAcaagttttcagtttttattgaGGTCCTGTGGTTCCGGGCCGCAAAAGCCAAGAGCCAAACAGAcaagccagccagccagccagcccaATGACAGGGTTTCGACTAAATGTCTACACAAACATGCCATACATTattccaaaataaatgaagACATATTGGCGGCTGTTGAGTGTGGGAGTGCTCTTTAATGAAAATTGGTTGTAGTTCTTTTTTGGCACGCACTTTTCCGCCCCGCCTCGCTGCTCCATGGAAAACTGCAGTCCAAGCccgaaattattatttccacTTTAGTCCAAGACGAGGAGCCATTTTTCTTCAACGAAAAAAGGGGGGACCATGAAGTCTTTTCTCATCAGCGCCAGTCAGTCTTTCCTTTCGTCGAgtgtttttttaaggaaaaccatgctgacacgctgagaaaaatattacaggcaatattttgaataaccgaaattgaaataaaatttaaataaagttttcagGACTAGGAAATatcaaataaacatttttaatgggcttaaaaatacaatttataaaaatgtaatttttaaactcTGTACTTAGACAAGACTATTCCTTTcatctattaaatttatttttttgaaatctaaTGAAACGAAAAACTGCGCTTttcaaaaacaacatttttcaacttatttaacttaatataatttttcctttCTAATAGactatcttattttatttgacaAAAAAGTGATAAGGGCatgaatattttttcccagtgcaaaGGGTGTAAtttgaagtgggcgtggctctGTGCGTGCCCTGTGAAAGGAGAGCTGCCTGGTATAAAAGTGCTTCATTACTTTGCGCAACAGCTCGCGAGAATATAATGAATGGCAATAAACGTGTTTCacattttccttttcacagcCACTCCGCCCGCTTTTCCCCCGTTTTTTacacaaacatttttcattttgccgCTAGACAACTTTTGTGCATGGTCAAGAGAGAGCCACGTTGGCCTTTCTCCCCCTTTCACCTAATGCAATCCTTTCAATAATTTCCATCAGCTGTAAATGCTGCGTGGGTGGTCTGCTTTTAACAAACTTCCTTCACATGCAcgccataaacttgttttCCACTCAatcttgttattattattctgGACCGGATGCTGTCCCGAGtgctgcactgcgagaaatcgCCGATAACTTGGCCCTAATTGAAGGCCACATCAATTAGTCGATTTTCCCGCGATGCGGGGCCAGCTTAAGGTGGCTTTGCTTCGTCGCAATTTTCCGGGGGTTTAAGCTGTGCAGTTCGAATTGGGATTCATTAGTGCTTGTCTTTAGTTGCCGAAAGGCAACTCGGCTCCTCTGACAAAGGTCACATGGCAAACTCTTGGAAACTGCAAGTGCAAACGAATTCTTGGGAAAAAcgaatgcaatttgccaatcgTTTGAGGTTTGCAAGTTTGGGAACAAGCTAAATTGGTTTGCGTTTTTTCTCAGCCTTTGCTTGAATTTATCTTTTCAAATGCAATCAAGCGTTTTAGCTTTGACTGCGGAAGGCAAAGTTATTGATGCCATCAGAAAAGATAGCTAGGTCTTTGAAAATAAACGGACATATGCCTGCAGCTGAGACATTTTAACTGATTTTGAGATTACAAAATTGATAGAGGTTTAAATAACGATAAAGACGCAACATATACCATTATTTAGTGagaaatttttgaatatttagcACAAAGTTTgcttcataattttttaattattgttatagaaattataaaattgtttttatagtcttaaaaaaatatagtttgtattaaaaaagtcattatatcatatatagAATTATTTAGTGTgaaatgttttcatatttaataCAATGCTTACTTGGCAGCTTAATTACGATTCTAGAAGTTTTAAAATTCTGCTTATGGGCCTTACATAAATAACTCTCCTTGAAATAtctataatttcttataagacctgctaaaatatttgttcataaaaaaaacctaTCTTATCTATTTCTGAAGGTGCATTTTTatggaattatttttaattttagttagGTATTTAATGAATGTTTTAGTGAACCCATGGACTCACCGTGTTCAGGTTGGTGATCTTGTCCAGCTCCACGGCCGTGCTGCCGCGATGGTGGTGCAGGTGGTGCAGATGGTGAGTTGTCAACATGTTgtccgttgttgttgctcttgttgtcgctgctgttgttgctgctgctgctgcttctgatGCCGCATTCAAATTCAATCGAACATGGCTCACGGGTCACAGATACTCGCTATTTGTCCTCGCAATCGCGGCAAGCCATTAAGACGGCCGCTCAACGCGCAAATTGCAAATTGGCAAATGCAGATGGATGCACTTAGCTTCGCTTATTTCCAATCGCATCACCTGGATTGCTGACCACCTGCGGAAGCGGAACCAATAACAAAGAGTGAGGTTGAGTGATTGAGAGGTATGGAGATCAAATTGCATATATGCAAAATCACGCGACACCAGAACGCGTTGGCACGCCTTTCCGGAATCGCCGGAAATGTGAAAGGTTCGAGCATTCTGCTGTGGCACCGGGTATATCCGGACCGTCACTTCACCATCGTCGCCGCAATCGATTCAATCGGGGATTTTAGTTTTGCATGTTGAGTTCCTTTTGGCTTTTTTCCCCAACCCATCGATTTTTGTGGCTTCGCTTTGCGGCCCCTCAGGCAAAAAACAACAATCGCGCCGGATGCGACTGTTGGCAGCCCAATGCTCTTGGCTTTTTCGGCCTTAACACTTCATTTGGCTTTGAGTGGCGGAATTGGCTACTACGTGGCCACAGGATTGATTCCACTTAACCCCTGCCCTCCGCACAAATAAACAAGCAGCCAACAAAGGTCGAGCCCTAGTCAggcgaaatgaaattaaattcaactCTTGGTGCAGCAGAAATATGCAAGACAACAGCAGCTAGATCAACGCAGGGGGTGGCTAGAGAAGTTCGGAAGTCATAAACATTATTCGCTTTAATTGtactataaaatgtatatttttttaataatttaaagaataataattttaagaacaaATCAACTCTATAGAAGCAATAGTTGGTAAAAGCAGGGTAAGCAGGCCCTTTGTTGATGTGAATTTTCAATTGATTAAGAAATAATAGctttatttatacatatattataaataatgcagACTACTAAGGTTCTGGCATtccaatattattattatttaacattaaaaaaatatatctcataaaattgcattttccctTTCATATATAGTTTAATTTCCTGGTAAAATAGTAGCTTCTTTCTTCTCTGGCAACCTCCGCCGCCATTCTGACCTTTGCCGGCACATCTTCTCCATAAAACGATGAAATTacattaaaaggaaaacaacTGAGCATAACTGAGCCAGCTGCATCAGCTGAAAGGTCTGAAAACCAGCGCAGGAAAGCAAGGCAAACAAGTAATGTAGGCTAAGACCCAAGGTAAATTGTTTGCGATGGCGAGGAGGTGGGCGGCCGAGCTGCGTGGAGGTGCAGGATGTCTGCCTGCAGTCCGTGTTTGATTTGTGCCAGTCAAGTCGCTCAATTTACCAACACAAACAGCTTTCAACAGGCCCTGGGCCAtagttttgaataaatttcAGGGGCTATCATGAGAGAGGGCATGAAAAGAGTGCAGCTGAGCCatcatttaattagttttcattAATTCCAATACATATTTCTCACGGTTCAATGCTTTTAAATCATCTTACTTATGGTGAATAAATATAAGATTTACCAAATACAGGtcttaaactatttaaaataccCCCAAATGTCTAACATAAGTATgcataaaatctttaataaataggAATAAATCCTGCTTTATcaattccatttatttattaatttcccaCTCTTCTCAGCcagttttaaatctttttgACCATTTAACTCGGCCTGCCAGGATAATTTTAGAGCGGAAACGAAATTAATTTCCTGTTGGAGAATTAAATGTTCACTCTTTATGGCCAGAAAGCGGGGCTTTGGCCACCTGCCGGGCCAACTAAATGCGAATCCTCATTTGTGCCTGGCCCGCCGTAAATGCAACTGATAAGGCGGTTAGTGTGTGTCTGTGGGCTTAGAGTCACACACTTTTCCCGGAAGGATCCGCATTGTTTGCCATCGAGCGTGGGCCTCCGTGCTCCGAGCTCCGTGCTCGGCATGGAAATGGGGATGGAAAAGCGCCTCATTAAGTCACGGCGCGTTGGAAAATATGCCGCGAACGGATTAAGTGACGATGCTGGCGACAAAATGGCGCGCCGCCTCTTAAAGGATTTCAGCTCATCCTCGTCTTGTCCTCgttgccatttccatttccatttgcacTCCTGTTGCTGCCGCGCTAAGtgtaattaaaaacttaaatggCGAAAGGAATTAAAACGCGTTGCCTTTTGCATTTATGAAACATTAAGGCGCATCTGCAGATGCAGATCGAGCTCTGTTTAATTGTCTGTGGCTCGACTTAAATCAATTTAGCCTGTGCCACTGTGTCGTATACGCAATGAGAAGCCTACGACTGCCAGGCAGTTGTTACTCGTCTGTGGGCTATGCCTAACAACAGAATGCCATAATCATCTGAAATAAAAGCATTCTGCGAGTGCATGTTCCCTCTTTCGGCTGGCATGTGAGTGGGAATTAGCCCTCAGTCTCGACACTCTGCCAGACATGGCAGAAACTCATTAGCTTTATTACACAGACACATTCCCAGGATGAAAGTGGGTGGGCGGAACGGGCCGGAGCCACCGCATTCGTATTAACTATTCATGTCGGCACACAGGCTCAGGCTTTCCGGCACCCACACACTCCCTCTGCGCGCCGCCAGAGAGacatttgaataattttgacaAATGCGTGATTAATTCAAACATTTTGGCAACTAAGGCTGTTGTTTTTCATGTGAGTATGACGGAAATTAGCACTTCATAAGCGTATCATTTGCGCTGAGCTTGTAATATCTTTAAGTACTTGAGGGAAGGTGACTGTTAGGCCCGTCTGTTGCAAAATAAGCTAtgaacttaaataaaaaaatacgaaatcTGAGACTTTTTTATACCACAAATAAAATCCTTAAATATTCCATCGTAGCTTATAAATTCCTTATAAGTCTCAGGACTTTTCCTCGTGTGCCCAACGACAGTTAACCTTTCGCAAGCAGCCAAGCTCCATTCAAGCCCTCACAATGACTGCCTGATTGGGGCTTGGGCGATTAAAGACCCTGACAAAGTGAAATTTATGGCACTCGGCCCACTTAAAGCTAAACGTCGGGGGCTCCTTGCTCTCGCCCTGTGCATAAGGCCACCGAGAAAATATGAAACAGAAATCAGGCagcggcagaggcagaggcagcaACAATGAGCGGCCAGGACTAGAAAAGTGCACACAGCAAATAAAAGCGGCGATATAAAAAGAGTCGCATGCCGGAAACGGCAAACGACAGACGACAGGGGAAAGTAGCAAGGGGAAAGGGGAAACCCTAATGCCAATGCCAAACACCGGATGCGGATGTGTGACACATGGCCAGGGGGTGACCCCGATCCCCGACCCCGAACCCACTTCCCACGCCGACTGGGAACATACGCACAATGTCATTGTCGCTCGCTTTAAGTAGGCGACTTTATTAAGCCGAGGACACCGAGAAGCGCCTCCAAAGTGGCCAAATGGCACACCATTTTCGAATGACAAACGTGGGTACCATGGAACTAGAAGCATACAAATATATGCAGATATCTATAGTAAAGAGATTAAAGCGAAGGAGTCAGAGTAAGCTCTGGTGACCAAATTTCCACTAAAATTGAAAGCTTGGAGTAAGGTaaattataagataatttAGCATATGATTTGAAACTAACTTAGGCTTTGAAAAATCTGTTTCAGAAGAAAGAGAATATATATTCCAAAACACTTAAAAACTATACCTGGTCTCTCAGAAACCCCAAACATTTTGTATATTACCACGAAACCAAAGGTGTTAATAATCAAATTATacatcaataaataaataataaaattttttattcattatcttagatttctaaaaaatatatactttatcgCACCCCTTTCTTGTAGCTTGGATCAAAACACTagtatgaaaatttatttctaaaaagctaatagaaaattacattttttttgtgttttactatatatttaaataatcttttcaaattattttgtaaatgcGCGATTGTAAATCTCgcattaaaatcagtttacAGCACTGGCCTAAGTTCCAGCTCAGCCGGCAACTCCCAAGGTGGCTCTAAATTTGGGCGCTTCGCCCCAGTGAAACGCCCACTGTGCTTTTGGCCGTGTGCGAACAGAACAAGCGGCATAATAGGCCGGCAGGACACCTGGGCACGTGTGGGCTGTTGTTTTGACTGGCCTTGTTCCGACCCACCTGGCATAAAATTAAGCCACGACGGCGACGACGCTTCTGAGGCTCGGTTTAGGCAAAGGTCGTCTATGGCACGGCCACAATTTGTTGCTTTTTGATATTTACTCAGATGCGGCGCTTGTGAAATGAAAAGCGCGCAGTCGAGTCGGGGCATAAATCAAAGGCACAAGGCGGTGGAAAACCCATGGAGGAAAAGCCGCGGCGGAAAAGGGAAGCGCGGCGGCCACAATGGCAGCGTTCAGGTGCAGAGAGTGCGACTTAAACTGGTTATTTATGGCAGGTCCGTGGGCGAAGAGTTGAGACTGGGTTTTCCAGAGCAGCAGGGTTTCCCTGAtgcaaaaaagcaaaaagttcCAATGCTAAATGATAGTTTTTTAATGAgaaaagttttataaattcgttcaaaattataaatccTTTTAAAACACCTAAAAATATGCAATGTTTTTTGCTCTAGCTCCCTATTATTCCCAACTAGTTCTGGTCACCTTCTCAGCTATCCCCCGTGGCATAATCGAGTAAGGGCAAGAAATTAATTGAAGCATGGATAGGAAGAACAAGGACCTGTGGTCCTTTGGCCGCAGTGACAGCGACAGCGATAAATCCTCCGGAAACGAGACTCCCTTCTTGACCAGATCCTCGAGCAGCTCCAgcgacaacagcagcagcgacagttcCGACGAAAAGGCGCAGTCCAGCGAAACGGAGAACCTCCCCCTGCCCGGAGGCAGCTATGATGTGAGTACGGACTTTCCCAATTAGGATTTTGATTAATCAAGCCGCCTTTCCACCCACCCGAAAAACAGATTATAACCAAGAGCAACATGCAGCAGTTTGTGCAGAAAATCGACGGGAATTCCTCGCTGGACGATCAGGGCTGCGATTTGATGGCCACAATCGCCGACTCCTTCGCTGATGACGTCTCCATGCGCATTGTCAAGTTGGCCCAGTACCGCAAGAGCCGGGTGGGCCTACTGGACCTGAAGTTCGTCCTCAAGAGAGAATACAACATGGAGTTCCCCAACGAATAAATTAGAAATAAGTCATGTTATATCATTGATTTTGAGTGGAATAAAAACTACCTATAACTTTAAAgacctttttaattttgtttaagaaatctgttgtaatatttttgttcatgattaaaattaaatctgTTGAGCAATGCCAAAAAATGTGGAGCACTTTCGttatatatatcatatcacTTCTTGAAGTAATTATCAGAGGCAAGAAAAAACCTTTTACTATAGAAAAAACCATTGAATTGCTGGATTAATTAAACTGAGAAGTAAGCCAAAATATTACATAGTgaactttcaataaaaatcatttttggtTCAAAGTAAACGAACGTAAACCCCATCAAAGAACCCATTCAGGTATTGATTGAAAAGGGTGTTGCACCTGACGAAAACCGGCAAACCGGATCATGATtaagcaattaataaattcaatGGCCGCCTTCGAGGGCCGACCCGCATTCAATAGCCCTACAAGCGGTCATCATGGTCTTGGCCACACTTGGCCGGGTCCTTGACTCTCGCCTTTCAGCCGGGAATTACTCGACATAAAGTTAAAGTGCCATAAAAATGCCAGGGCACATAATGCCGCACTCACACAGTGGCCGCAAAACACTCACATGCTCCCATTTACACACATGAACAAGCACTGGGTTCCCTTTCAGATCctttgcttaaaaaataaaaaaggaggCAGAAAACTAAGGCGGAAATTTGGAACGTATTTTTTCCTCATTCGCCTGCCGCCTGAAGAATAAAGAATACTTTTTCGCTGGCCATGGCCAGGGGCACATTGTGGCGACGGAAAAAGGCATAATTCCCAGGCTTTTCTCTCTGGCTCTTAAACAAACTGGCATTTATGTATTCAGCAGAtatctgtatttatttaaataatagcCATGAGACTTCTTGCTTAATCTAAGGCATACTCCCATATTTTTGACCATTTATTATGCGCCGCTGAATTGAATATATTTGGGTATTCAACAAATAAAATCGAATGGcgggaatatttattttgtgcgTAAGCTCCGCATATCAATCTATATGATTGAAACTAAACATTTAGGCGAATGTATTTTCTCTCAAATAAAATGGTGTTTATAAACTAACGTTGTTATTATCATTTCATCAAgataatttaataaacttttaagtttttgtagatgagcaatattttattttgccttactttatattattttgcaaGCAAACTACGTAGTCAAAATGAAATACTTAATTGGGAATGCAAATAAACTAACGAAAGACTTAATACGCATATAAACAAAAGCTGCTGATTTATAGCAGATATTATTTATGTGTGTATTTATGCTTATAGATGTTAaagatatttaatatatattaaataaaccaGCTTAACGTTTGCTAATGGATTGCATTGAAAATGCGAGGTGAAAGGTTCTTGCACTTAATTATAAGCGTTTCATTCCTAGAGTAATCACTTTTCAATGtttctaaattaaattaaatatatctttgcaATCTAAGCCCCTAACTTTTGATTTTCAGGAGAATTCCCCACTCGCTAACAGCCAGATATTGAAAACCTTTCATTATATCTATATAGTGTATActtataaatcaaattaaatatatctataCAATCTATACCCCAACCTTTGATTTTTCCGTGAATTCCCCTCTCGCTAACAGCCAGAAATGGGAAATCTTTCATTACATTTGGAGCCGCCCTCGGGGCAGCCGCAAGCGCTGGCAATCATAATCCAGGACGACACATCGGGGCGCATTTAAACTGATTTCATATTGGATCAGTGAGTGTCTGAGTGTGTGGGTGAGTGTGGCGGGTGTATTTGTGCCACCAATACCACCGCAGAATGGCAGGAAATTCGTTGGCCCTGTGTCTTGGCACGCACGCAGGAGAACCCAAGTCTCGAGGACTTCGGGCAGGCGAAATTATAATGAATTTGTCGTGCATACTACATAGTACATATATTCCCCGATGCGTGACTTTCTCCTACTCCCCCCTGCCAAAAAAAAGCAGACacaatgtgccacgcccactccatTGGGGGGCGATTTGGCTTGGTTCCGAGGAGATAAGCAGCTAAGTGACTTTGTCCCGACATCATGGCCCGTGGGCTGTTGACGGTTTGGAAGTCGTGTGCCTGAAATAAATGCGATTTCTCGATGGTGTTGCCGATGCCGAGTTGTTTGTTGGTACCTACAAATTGAATTAAACTGAAATCAGTCGCCGCTGGTCGtaataaattaatgaaaacgCAGCCAGGCGTTGGAATAAAATATGAGGTAGCCAAATTGAGTTATCGACATAAATCACAAAATCAGGCAGTCTGGCCAAACttgtaaattaatttgaatttaacgTGGATAATGGGTAAATAGCTGCCGCAGCCTTTGCAGCTTAAAAGTTCCGACTTTTAGAGCACAAAttctgttttaattaaattcaagtGTGGCACGGACGACCTTTTCTGCATGTCAAACGCGCGCAAAGAAAACTTCCGCCTTTCCCTCGCCTTTGAGCGAGTCATTTTCAAAGAAATTCGCAAGTTATTCGGGGTAAGTTTTTCGGGGGGCTGCAAACTTGCTTGACTTGAGTGATATGTTACCAAAGAGTTGTCGCCGGGCCTGGCCAAAAAATGTTCCCCTCTGCTTGCGGGCCAAGGTCAATGGGTGGCCGCAATCCGAAGACGAGTTTTTGGCTCAGGATCGGGTCAGACCAGAAAAAAGGAGCAATCAATGCCAGTTGATTAACATTTGTGGAGTTGCCCAGACTCACTGGCCGATGAATCACGTTAATGAACTAAGTGAATTGGAAAAGTTTTCAACTTTTAGGATGCGAGTATTCGACGTTATCCTTGACGGTTTGACTTTCCAAAGGAAAATACTTGGGCTTTAACTTTAATGTTACCAAGTTATATTTGTCTTGAGTTTAATATGATGGAGTTCATTTctcttaaattaataataatggagTAATTAACCcatcatatttaaatatttaaagtgacTGAAAAACTGATTTAAAAGTTAATATGAAAGGTACTTTTAAAAGGTTCTTAGCTCCATTTACGACTTCAGTATCCCCTTTTGATATTCACCATAAAAAGAAGCTTAGGCTGACATGTTTTAGCTCCTTTCATAAGTTTGTCACGTTCAATTTCCACTGCAACACCTTCGATGAGCAGTATTTAGTTTAATGTATTGCCATAAATTTAATGCATTCCAAAATTACAGCTTAAATCAAAATCCAGCTCAATGGCCGCCAATCCCAGCCAATTGCGAAATTGTGTTTAAATCTGTTTTTATGGCCTCGTTGGCAACGTCAACTTGAGGGGTAAAACATCAACATGATGCCACTTGGGTCGTAAAGAAATCttttgacaatttatttatgcgACTTATACAGGACATCGTTGCCCAGACTAACATGAATAAAATTATgatgaatacatttttgatgGCGGCCAAATGTgatttgtaaatttattaaatctaATTGCACTGCAACGTGCAATTGTGGCAAATTGTCATCTGTCACGGAAATTGAAGTGTTTGCGTAGCAAATCAGGGACATTCTCAAAGCGAGTGCGGCTCCTTGGCAGTAACCCCATTACCACTAAGTGCCATTGCAGGCGGGCCAAGAAAAATTACCTTACGAGGGGGGTGCAGGGCGGGGCGGACAGGTGCGCACCGTGGAGTGTTTACCCTAAGTTCCGGAGACTTATCTACACCTGTTTCGATTTATGGAGGCAATCAATCTAACCAAGCCACAGAGCTAGCTTATGAAAACAAACATTGCTGATTTACCTTTGGCCAAATACGATTGactaaaacaaaacattttcaacCTAAGACTTCCGGAGTAAGGCCTTCCTaagaatatttgtttttaatgagtCGAAGATGTAAGTATTGACACTTAAATAAATTccagaataaaaaaaattggtaaataaaaagatatatttttttcggcTTATAaactttgaacatttttctccCTTTTATGAATACTGATTTTTTTCAACAACTtagtttttattcaaaaacgaataaaagagattttttcttttatttcttatacAAGCT
This window contains:
- the LOC108027910 gene encoding uncharacterized protein LOC108027910, with the translated sequence MDRKNKDLWSFGRSDSDSDKSSGNETPFLTRSSSSSSDNSSSDSSDEKAQSSETENLPLPGGSYDIITKSNMQQFVQKIDGNSSLDDQGCDLMATIADSFADDVSMRIVKLAQYRKSRVGLLDLKFVLKREYNMEFPNE